In Zingiber officinale cultivar Zhangliang chromosome 3B, Zo_v1.1, whole genome shotgun sequence, a single window of DNA contains:
- the LOC122054663 gene encoding uncharacterized protein LOC122054663 — protein sequence MSSIPPVVTKENDGVSFPYPMLSPHNYTVWAIKIEAIIDAQEVWEAVEPVEGAQVDAKKDKKARAYILQCLPEDILLHITKKKTAKEVWDILKTRYLGSDRVKKTHVQTLKSEFDTLRMKETDTIDEFAGKLNAMSSKFSALGATLEDSSLVKKLLDSIPDKFFPIVVDIIQFHNLETIPLEETIGRLKAYEEQTLRLRGNTNDTEGELLLTHVAWQMRHKGSNVDTSSGGKGCGPSSPSCSKWRGRGRGHGRGTQRQDSAGGRQQ from the coding sequence ATGTCGAGCATCCCACCAGTTGTTACGAAGGAGAACGACGGAGTGTCATTTCCCTATCCGATGCTAAGTCCTCACAATTATACTGTGTGGGCAATAAAGATAGAGGCGATTATTGATGCCCAAGAAGTCTGGGAGGCGGTAGAGCCAGTGGAAGGAGCCCAGGTGGATGCAAAGAAGGATAAAAAGGCACGTGCATACATCTTGCAGTGTCTCCCTGAAGACATACTTCTCCATATCACAAAAAAGAAGACGGCGAAGGAAGTCTGGGACATCCTCAAGACGAGGTATCTTGGTAGTGATCGAGTGAAGAAGACACACGTACAAACGTTGAAGAGCGAGTTTGACACCCTCCGGATGAAGGAGACTGATacgattgatgagtttgctggcaaactcaATGCTATGAGCAGTAAGTTCTCCGCTCTTGGTGCCACGCTTGAAGATTCATCTTTGGTAAAGAAGTTGCTCGATTCTATCCCTGATAAGTTCTTCCCTATTGTTGTCGATATTATACAGTTTCACAATCTTGAGACGATACCACTTGAGGAGACTATTGGGCGACTGAAGGCGTACGAGGAACAAACACTACGATTACGTGGCAACACCAACGACACTGAAGGAGAGCTCCTACTTACTCATGTCGCATGGCAAATGCGACATAAGGGGAGCAACGTGGACACTTCGTCAGGAGGCAAGGGGTGTGGGCCTAGCAGCCCTAGTTGTAGCAAATGGCGTGGGCGAGGGCGCGGTCATGGCCGTGGTACGCAGCGCCAAGATAGTGCAGGAGGGCGGCAACAATAG